From the Daphnia magna isolate NIES linkage group LG3, ASM2063170v1.1, whole genome shotgun sequence genome, one window contains:
- the LOC123466242 gene encoding insulin-like growth factor-binding protein complex acid labile subunit gives MGLDHNWLFARWLVVVVMVATPTAVETFCPSMCQCDDSLLETSCSGSKLDSVPILLNPSLRSLHLAHNRIASLRQSVSFYGELRRLDLSHNVLHSLGLLHFQPLGQLEWLNVSNNLVSSLEMESFAGLASLTVLDLSANRLTRLTDDLFAELPSLVTLILSGNKIQTVASGAFESLRKLHTLRLEDNNLGNVPTAALVPLAAGLRSLHLGKNLIETLEDGAFRHLARLRLLALNDNAIDRVDPLAFDSLVSLDALDLSFNRLDGPIEAFTTVSPLTHLDLSGNMWRQLPANFLSGLPRLQTLNVSYMEYLRSVDPAVFHMTRPAITNGSVVTISTSPKVLPIVNLVMTNNALWNHLPTGLFHGLDAHLVRLDLSGNAFETLEMGGHHSDWPHLNYLNVAYNPLECNCSLLWLWNMFQQRNHSPTIVVVNVTCSGPPPFSGLPLSSLEQSDLMCSLALPVSIIILLVMSWIVLTAGLIVLVIYWRKRQNLRRESRLMIIKSSHHHYHHRDHAFQHHNGTSPILGGVGGVKQQQYGMDSNNSPALSGHHHVGATIPHYYHHNHHLHQQAQLAATTRDEYTYHCAGTIKRIPVTVV, from the coding sequence atgggtTTAGATCACAATTGGTTGTTTGCCCGTTGGCTTGTTGTGGTGGTCATGGTAGCGACTCCTACGGCAGTTGAAACTTTTTGCCCGTCCATGTGCCAATGCGACGACAGTCTACTAGAAACCAGCTGTTCTGGCTCGAAACTCGATTCTGTGCCCATCTTGTTGAATCCTTCGTTGCGCTCGTTACACTTGGCCCACAACCGCATCGCTTCTCTTAGACAATCTGTCAGTTTTTACGGCGAATTGCGCCGTTTGGATCTCAGCCACAATGTTCTCCATTCGTTGGGTTTGCTCCATTTCCAGCCGCTTGGCCAGCTCGAATGGCTCAACGTTTCCAACAATTTGGTCTCTTCCTTGGAAATGGAATCGTTTGCCGGACTCGCATCGCTCACCGTCCTCGATCTCAGCGCTAATCGGCTCACTCGACTGACGGACGACCTGTTCGCCGAACTACCTTCGCTTGTCACGCTCATCCTCAGTGGCaataaaattcaaacggtGGCCAGCGGAGCGTTCGAATCGCTCCGCAAACTGCACACGCTGCGTCTCGAAGACAATAATTTGGGTAACGTCCCTACGGCCGCTCTAGTCCCCCTGGCCGCTGGTTTGCGATCGTTGCATCTCGGCAAAAATCTGATCGAGACGTTGGAAGACGGAGCGTTCCGTCATCTTGCCCGTTTACGGCTGTTGGCCCTTAACGACAACGCCATTGACCGCGTCGATCCTCTGGCCTTTGACTCGCTCGTTTCGCTCGATGCGCTGGATCTCAGTTTCAATCGATTGGATGGACCCATTGAGGCTTTTACGACCGTTTCGCCGTTGACCCATCTGGATTTGTCTGGTAATATGTGGCGCCAATTGCCGGCCAACTTCTTGTCCGGCCTGCCGCGTCTCCAGACGCTCAACGTTTCTTATATGGAATACTTGCGGTCGGTTGATCCGGCCGTTTTTCACATGACGCGGCCCGCCATCACCAATGGATCTGTCGTTACGATCTCCACCTCACCTAAAGTCTTGCCCATCGTCAATCTGGTCATGACCAATAACGCTCTGTGGAATCATCTGCCTACTGGCCTTTTCCACGGGCTGGACGCCCATCTCGTCCGTTTGGATTTGAGCGGCAACGCGTTTGAAACGCTGGAAATGGGTGGCCATCATTCCGATTGGCCGCATTTGAATTATCTTAACGTGGCGTACAATCCGCTGGAATGTAATTGTTCCCTCCTCTGGCTGTGGAACATGTTTCAGCAACGCAATCATTCGCCTACTATCGTGGTAGTTAACGTGACGTGTAGTGGTCCACCACCTTTCAGCGGACTGCCATTGTCCAGCCTGGAACAATCGGACTTGATGTGTTCTCTAGCGCTGCCCGTCTCCATCATAATCCTGTTGGTGATGTCGTGGATCGTCTTAACAGCCGGCCTGATTGTCCTCGTCATCTACTGGCGGAAACGACAAAATCTGAGAAGAGAAAGTCGATTGATGATTATTAAATCGAGTCATCATCATTATCATCATCGCGATCATGCGTTCCAGCACCATAATGGCACCAGTCCCATTTTAGGAGGTGTGGGTGGTGTTAAACAGCAACAATATGGGATGGATAGCAATAATAGTCCAGCATTGTCGGGCCATCATCACGTCGGGGCTACTATACCGCATTATTATCACCACAATCATCATCTCCATCAACAAGCCCAATTGGCCGCTACGACCAGAGACGAGTACACGTATCATTGCGCTGGAACGATCAAACGCATTCCCGTCACCGTCGTCTAA